In Rhodopirellula bahusiensis, the following proteins share a genomic window:
- a CDS encoding SdrD B-like domain-containing protein — protein MRIESLENRRLMVADPIHVGLVYLETDYLESDQDVGSDSKGDRFLLSFTGGAPGTELTELIIRTDKDGDGISVGDPIFDTEVGNRGKNGAHPFTVQKIETLDGTPADVTATVDDGGQVLKLNFRGFSAGDQLEFTIDVDEVLRNLPDLDEFNQRLDVITSGQEFQDSILEALFEAPDYYAAEADAIFLNDFGDPAQQYGLDLPPDEGTDIDSRPNRSAAAVGTATQTPIPASIGGFVYRDDNDSGTKDAGEVGLGGVTVRLTPVDTIAPQNQLETKTNADGSYQFTNLMPGRYRIVEVDQPADLEDGKDSAGTIDGQVVGSAINPGDEIRDIVLGGGDVGVEYNFGEVPLGSIGGFVYLAAPGADCDGDHDEGDSTPLQNVEVRLIDEQGKLVATTRTGADGSYLFDDLRTGVYEIVEITPDGLLDGGSHPGEIRTIASNIFVPVGGSVDGGRITNVALPPGGEGHEYNFCEAAPGSLSGEVYHDRDNDGTRDAGEEAIPGTELVLVGSDGNVVATTVTGPDGAYKFSGLAADTYRIIETQPLGYIDGIDSVGQINGTTVGGLGSDSDSLIGITLRQGLHGVNYDFGERKLASLSGRVHVDFDEDCFKDDDEPVLEGVTITLVDDSGNQVAQTKTDADGRYYFTDLIPGNYTVIETQPEGYFEGGAKPGSAGGVSENGSRIGSITLTSGEVAVDYDFCERSPSEISGVVYVDRDADCFRDPGEEGLSGVRIELVNEAGNVIATMLTDASGSYKFTFLPAGFYTVREIQPSGYFHGGQKAGSHGGNDSQADVISTIDMGWGETLTQYNFCELLPSELSGIVYVDKDADCFRDADEIGLAGVIVELFDENGALVGSTTTDASGAYHFGNLKSGVYTVRETQPEGYFHGGQVAGSGGGDDSVADVISTIDIGWGETLIDYDFCELLPSELSGVVYVDKDADCFQDNDEPGLGGVLIELFNSADELVATTTTSADGSYHFGNLQAGSYTVRETQPEGYYQGSQMAGSAGGDDSVDDVISTIPIGWGQTLTDYDFCEVLPSTISGMVWADTVRNSVFDDGETPLSNVIIELRDETDQVIATTQTDNEGRYTFDSLPPGTYSVHESQPDGYFQGGQVVGDFGGRILRSDVIGEITIPGGINAIGYDFPELPPATITGYVFQDGENLVLREAPSPEDLREYRDGELTDDDTRLAGVTLELRNVLGSPIDSSTGALAGTYGTETIRVTTDENGYYVFSGLRPETVYSVYQVQPAGFIDSLDTPGTLGGLAINVADFVSDSGEGTLTFPTSVQNLMADASTDPKFDAILQLFVGAGQTSANNNFSEIAIEDPPVFPPPEYPTEDPITRPLAPIETFETPIRPMAFGIHLDPNQQFFFADEWQVSWHLSVINGGFPRGDGVDSAIVQADEFSDDGDLIRPANYRLGLDGDGNEEGDRKGKLPSSLLRNDLMAGLWHIQTPTVRTLASQPETGSHIQMGHPDATALTGDFNGDGVDEAVLFIGGQWFVDLNGNGTWDAGDMWVRLGTELDRPVVGDWDGDGKDDIGIFGRRWENDWARIRRDPGLPDPANIRRRGLTREELVPRETTANEDQQRMLMRGEDGGLLADAVDHVFQYGEQVDTPIAGDWNGDGIDQIGVFRGGQWLLDDDADGRWTGKTKPHDFGRPGDEPIVGDFDGDGIDEIGVVRGDVWIIDSDGDRKLTANDKRIVVMRESADSQPIVGDFDGDNKDDPGYYTNAG, from the coding sequence ATGCGCATCGAGTCGCTGGAGAATCGTCGTTTGATGGTGGCGGATCCGATCCATGTGGGATTGGTCTATTTGGAAACGGACTACTTGGAATCCGATCAAGACGTCGGCAGCGACTCCAAGGGCGACCGATTTTTGCTTTCGTTCACCGGCGGAGCCCCCGGCACCGAGCTGACGGAATTGATCATCCGCACCGACAAAGACGGCGATGGAATTTCAGTTGGCGATCCGATCTTCGATACCGAAGTGGGCAACCGTGGAAAGAACGGTGCGCATCCCTTCACGGTTCAGAAGATTGAGACACTCGATGGGACTCCCGCCGATGTGACCGCGACGGTGGACGATGGTGGACAAGTCCTGAAGCTCAACTTCCGTGGCTTCAGTGCCGGCGATCAGTTGGAGTTCACGATCGACGTGGACGAAGTGTTGCGCAACCTCCCGGACCTCGATGAGTTCAACCAACGACTCGACGTGATCACGTCGGGACAAGAGTTCCAAGATTCGATTTTGGAAGCTCTCTTCGAAGCTCCCGATTACTACGCTGCCGAAGCCGACGCGATCTTCTTGAACGACTTTGGAGACCCGGCCCAGCAATACGGTTTGGATCTGCCGCCGGACGAAGGCACCGACATCGATAGTCGGCCCAACCGATCCGCCGCCGCGGTCGGAACCGCCACGCAGACTCCGATCCCCGCCTCGATTGGTGGATTTGTCTATCGAGACGACAACGATTCGGGCACCAAAGACGCTGGCGAAGTCGGCCTGGGCGGAGTCACGGTTCGGTTGACCCCAGTCGACACGATCGCGCCACAAAACCAGCTCGAAACCAAAACCAACGCCGACGGTTCGTACCAATTCACGAACCTGATGCCAGGTCGCTATCGCATCGTCGAAGTCGACCAGCCCGCTGATTTGGAAGACGGCAAAGATTCCGCAGGTACAATCGATGGCCAAGTCGTCGGTTCAGCGATCAACCCGGGCGACGAAATTCGCGACATCGTTCTCGGTGGTGGTGATGTCGGGGTGGAGTACAACTTTGGCGAAGTCCCGCTGGGATCGATTGGCGGCTTTGTGTACTTGGCCGCACCCGGTGCAGACTGCGATGGCGATCACGACGAAGGCGACAGCACGCCGCTGCAAAATGTCGAAGTTCGTTTGATCGACGAACAAGGCAAACTGGTCGCAACAACGCGAACCGGGGCGGACGGCAGCTACCTCTTTGACGATCTGCGCACCGGTGTGTACGAGATCGTCGAGATCACTCCCGATGGCTTGCTCGATGGCGGGTCGCATCCCGGAGAAATTCGCACCATCGCGTCGAACATCTTCGTCCCCGTCGGTGGATCCGTCGACGGCGGCCGAATCACCAACGTCGCGTTGCCACCTGGCGGCGAAGGTCACGAGTACAACTTCTGCGAAGCCGCACCAGGATCGTTGTCCGGCGAGGTCTATCACGACCGCGACAACGATGGAACTCGAGACGCCGGTGAAGAAGCGATCCCCGGCACCGAATTGGTGCTGGTTGGTTCGGACGGAAACGTTGTTGCCACCACCGTCACCGGTCCCGATGGCGCGTACAAGTTCAGCGGTTTGGCGGCCGACACCTACCGCATCATCGAAACGCAACCGCTCGGCTACATCGACGGCATCGACTCGGTCGGTCAAATCAATGGAACCACGGTCGGTGGACTGGGTTCGGATTCAGACAGCTTGATCGGCATCACGTTGCGTCAGGGTCTGCACGGCGTCAACTATGATTTCGGCGAACGCAAACTCGCTTCTCTCAGCGGACGCGTGCACGTTGACTTCGACGAAGACTGCTTCAAAGACGACGACGAACCAGTCTTGGAAGGCGTGACCATCACGCTGGTCGACGACAGCGGCAACCAAGTCGCGCAAACAAAAACGGACGCGGACGGTCGCTACTACTTCACCGATTTGATTCCCGGCAACTACACCGTCATCGAAACGCAACCGGAAGGCTACTTCGAAGGTGGAGCCAAACCCGGATCGGCTGGCGGCGTCAGCGAGAACGGCAGCCGAATTGGTTCGATCACGTTGACGTCGGGCGAAGTCGCGGTGGACTACGACTTCTGCGAGCGATCACCATCGGAAATCTCCGGGGTCGTGTATGTCGATCGTGACGCCGATTGCTTCCGCGATCCAGGCGAAGAAGGCCTGTCAGGCGTTCGCATCGAACTGGTCAACGAAGCCGGGAACGTCATCGCGACCATGCTGACCGATGCGTCGGGATCCTACAAGTTCACCTTCTTGCCAGCCGGCTTCTACACCGTTCGCGAAATTCAGCCGAGCGGCTATTTCCACGGCGGCCAAAAAGCGGGCAGCCACGGTGGCAACGACTCCCAAGCCGATGTGATCTCGACCATCGACATGGGCTGGGGCGAAACCCTGACGCAGTACAACTTCTGCGAACTGTTGCCATCCGAATTGTCCGGCATCGTGTATGTCGACAAAGATGCCGACTGCTTCCGCGATGCTGACGAGATCGGTCTGGCCGGCGTGATTGTCGAACTGTTTGACGAAAACGGTGCCTTGGTCGGCAGCACGACCACTGACGCTAGCGGTGCCTATCACTTTGGCAACTTGAAATCGGGCGTCTACACCGTTCGCGAAACGCAGCCGGAAGGCTACTTCCATGGCGGACAGGTCGCGGGCTCGGGCGGTGGCGATGACAGCGTCGCCGATGTGATTTCGACCATCGACATCGGCTGGGGCGAAACGCTTATCGACTACGACTTCTGTGAGCTTTTGCCATCGGAGTTGTCAGGCGTTGTCTACGTCGACAAAGACGCCGACTGCTTCCAAGACAACGACGAACCCGGCTTGGGCGGCGTTCTGATCGAGTTGTTCAACTCGGCTGATGAATTGGTCGCGACGACCACGACCAGCGCAGACGGTTCGTATCACTTTGGAAACCTGCAAGCCGGTTCTTACACCGTTCGCGAAACGCAGCCCGAAGGCTACTACCAAGGCAGCCAAATGGCCGGCAGCGCGGGCGGCGACGACAGTGTTGACGATGTGATCTCGACGATTCCGATTGGTTGGGGCCAGACGCTGACCGATTACGACTTCTGCGAAGTCTTGCCCAGCACGATTTCGGGCATGGTTTGGGCTGACACCGTTCGCAACAGCGTCTTCGACGACGGCGAAACTCCGCTGTCCAACGTGATCATTGAGTTGCGTGACGAAACCGATCAAGTCATCGCGACAACGCAAACCGACAACGAAGGTCGCTACACGTTTGATTCGTTGCCACCGGGAACCTACTCGGTCCATGAATCACAACCTGATGGCTACTTCCAAGGAGGCCAAGTTGTCGGCGACTTCGGTGGCCGCATTCTTCGCAGCGATGTGATCGGCGAGATCACCATCCCCGGTGGAATCAACGCGATCGGTTATGACTTCCCCGAATTGCCACCCGCAACGATCACCGGATATGTCTTCCAAGACGGCGAAAACCTGGTCCTTCGAGAAGCTCCCAGCCCGGAAGATTTGCGAGAGTATCGCGATGGCGAACTGACCGATGACGACACTCGTCTGGCCGGCGTCACACTCGAACTGCGAAACGTGTTGGGCAGCCCCATCGACAGCTCGACTGGAGCCTTGGCGGGAACGTATGGAACCGAAACCATTCGCGTCACCACCGACGAAAACGGTTACTACGTCTTCAGTGGCTTGCGTCCTGAAACGGTTTACTCGGTCTACCAAGTCCAACCTGCCGGCTTCATCGATTCGCTCGACACCCCCGGAACACTTGGTGGCTTGGCCATCAACGTTGCTGACTTTGTATCCGACAGTGGTGAAGGAACGCTGACGTTCCCAACGTCCGTTCAAAACTTGATGGCCGATGCATCGACCGATCCAAAGTTCGATGCAATCTTGCAACTGTTCGTCGGTGCGGGCCAAACCAGTGCCAACAACAACTTCAGCGAAATCGCGATCGAAGACCCACCAGTCTTCCCACCGCCAGAATACCCGACCGAGGATCCAATCACTCGGCCGTTGGCACCGATCGAGACGTTCGAAACTCCGATCCGGCCAATGGCATTTGGAATCCACTTGGATCCCAACCAGCAATTCTTCTTCGCCGATGAATGGCAAGTCAGTTGGCACCTCAGCGTGATCAACGGTGGCTTCCCTCGCGGCGACGGTGTCGATTCGGCAATCGTGCAAGCGGATGAGTTCTCAGATGACGGTGATCTGATTCGCCCCGCCAACTATCGTTTGGGTCTCGATGGCGACGGCAATGAAGAAGGCGATCGAAAAGGCAAGCTGCCCAGTTCCTTGTTGCGGAATGATTTGATGGCGGGGCTTTGGCACATCCAAACACCCACCGTTCGAACGTTGGCATCGCAACCTGAAACGGGTTCACACATTCAAATGGGACACCCTGACGCCACGGCGCTCACGGGCGACTTCAATGGCGATGGCGTCGACGAAGCCGTGCTATTTATCGGCGGACAATGGTTCGTCGACCTCAACGGCAACGGCACCTGGGACGCTGGTGACATGTGGGTCCGTCTGGGAACCGAACTGGATCGCCCCGTGGTGGGTGACTGGGACGGAGACGGCAAAGACGACATCGGAATCTTTGGACGCCGTTGGGAAAACGACTGGGCTCGTATCCGACGCGACCCCGGTTTGCCCGACCCCGCCAACATTCGCCGACGTGGCCTGACACGCGAAGAACTGGTTCCTCGCGAAACGACCGCCAACGAAGACCAACAACGCATGTTGATGCGTGGTGAAGACGGCGGGTTGCTAGCGGATGCGGTGGACCACGTCTTCCAGTATGGCGAACAAGTCGACACGCCCATCGCGGGTGACTGGAACGGCGACGGCATCGACCAAATCGGTGTCTTCCGCGGCGGCCAATGGTTGCTCGATGACGATGCCGATGGTCGTTGGACTGGCAAAACCAAACCTCACGACTTTGGGCGTCCCGGTGACGAACCCATCGTCGGTGACTTCGATGGCGACGGCATCGACGAAATCGGCGTGGTCCGAGGTGACGTGTGGATCATCGACAGCGATGGCGACCGCAAGCTGACGGCCAATGACAAACGCATTGTCGTGATGCGAGAGTCAGCCGATTCGCAACCGATCGTCGGCGACTTCGATGGCGACAACAAGGATGACCCCGGCTACTACACCAACGCCGGCTGA
- a CDS encoding WD40 repeat domain-containing protein, translating to MRNTINRRQLLVALATASMASPAWNALAEPPLGVNGVQLVGEPTQLITANDLPAARVVRLPPVDDRVKQVVVTALAIDPRGEWLAVAGDDHVIRLLRQETLQIVRTLGDGQRSGESPIGHSDMIRTLAFDATGSRLASAGNDGRLVIWDRNEQFRVLQEIGSAPALACVNFSPTGHQMVAVGFDKEVFLISNEPTKNDRLLCDCNDLRCCVYRHDGEALAIAGRDGHLHLFDPKTGKLIADQHLHERRVRDLAFMPNSDILVSVDEDGVILRWDTRTNEVLSRQKITSGRLFSLAIVDSHRIAAAGSDDVIHLVDLADDGRSLYVSGQLRGHVGSVATLAAVDGMVFSGGFDATLRRWDLNRNAMADSKIALGNDGSTPASEPTPR from the coding sequence ATGAGAAACACAATCAATCGGCGTCAACTCTTGGTCGCACTGGCAACGGCATCCATGGCCTCACCGGCTTGGAATGCGTTGGCGGAACCGCCGTTGGGCGTCAATGGCGTTCAATTGGTGGGCGAGCCCACTCAGTTGATCACCGCCAACGACCTGCCCGCGGCGCGTGTGGTTCGTCTTCCACCGGTTGATGACCGTGTGAAACAGGTGGTTGTGACCGCACTGGCGATTGACCCTCGTGGCGAATGGTTGGCTGTTGCAGGCGACGACCACGTGATTCGTTTGCTTCGTCAAGAAACGCTGCAAATCGTTCGCACTTTGGGCGACGGCCAGCGTTCTGGAGAATCCCCGATCGGCCACAGCGACATGATTCGCACGTTGGCCTTTGATGCGACGGGAAGCCGATTGGCATCCGCCGGCAACGATGGTCGGTTGGTGATTTGGGACCGCAACGAACAATTCAGAGTGTTGCAAGAAATCGGATCCGCGCCCGCTTTGGCGTGTGTCAATTTCTCACCGACCGGTCATCAAATGGTCGCAGTTGGATTTGACAAAGAAGTGTTCTTGATTTCGAACGAACCAACCAAAAACGATCGACTGCTTTGCGATTGCAACGATTTGCGTTGCTGCGTTTACCGACACGATGGCGAAGCACTTGCGATCGCCGGTCGTGACGGGCACCTGCACTTGTTTGATCCCAAGACGGGCAAATTGATCGCGGACCAGCACTTGCACGAACGACGCGTTCGCGACTTGGCGTTCATGCCAAACTCGGACATCTTGGTCAGTGTCGACGAAGACGGCGTGATCCTACGCTGGGACACACGGACCAACGAAGTGCTTTCGCGTCAAAAGATCACCTCGGGACGCTTGTTCTCATTGGCGATCGTCGACAGTCATCGCATCGCGGCGGCCGGCAGCGACGATGTGATTCACTTGGTCGACTTGGCCGACGACGGTCGATCGCTTTATGTGTCCGGACAACTCAGAGGCCATGTCGGATCGGTGGCAACGCTTGCCGCCGTCGATGGCATGGTGTTCTCCGGCGGATTTGACGCGACTTTGCGGCGTTGGGATTTGAATCGAAACGCAATGGCGGACAGCAAGATTGCACTCGGCAACGACGGGTCGACCCCGGCCAGCGAACCGACACCTCGCTGA
- a CDS encoding 3'-5' exonuclease: MSDAVSHLIFDVESIADGDLISRVRYSGEDLSPDEAIAKYQAERLEQTGSTFIPHTFQVPIAVVVAKVTSDFRLVDIKSLDEPEFRPHVITKYFWQGWEMYNMPQWVTFNGRSFDIPIMELSAFRYGISIPKWFDDSGYKSRRNRFSTHAHLDLQELLTNFGAARFNGGLNLAAQTLNKPGKMGLSGDQVQASYDAGNQKEISDYCRCDVLDTYFVFLRCMVLTGKLELEREIELVQQTRDWIEKESETCQACADYMTQIGDWNNPWLAESEEADAEQIESEEDVSADTGSKSTASSGGEQDAAEPDESKA, from the coding sequence ATGAGTGACGCAGTCTCGCACCTGATCTTTGACGTCGAAAGCATCGCGGATGGCGATCTCATCTCGCGCGTCCGTTACTCGGGTGAAGACCTGTCCCCAGACGAGGCCATTGCGAAGTATCAAGCCGAGCGATTGGAACAAACCGGGTCGACGTTCATTCCCCATACGTTTCAAGTTCCCATCGCGGTGGTGGTCGCCAAAGTCACATCCGACTTTCGCTTGGTGGACATCAAATCGCTGGACGAACCCGAGTTTCGCCCGCACGTCATCACCAAGTACTTCTGGCAAGGCTGGGAGATGTACAACATGCCCCAGTGGGTGACGTTCAACGGCCGATCGTTTGACATTCCGATCATGGAACTGTCAGCGTTCCGGTATGGAATTTCGATCCCCAAATGGTTTGACGACAGCGGCTACAAGTCGCGTCGCAATCGATTCAGCACGCATGCCCATTTGGATTTGCAGGAACTGTTGACCAATTTCGGTGCCGCTCGCTTCAACGGAGGCCTCAACCTGGCCGCCCAAACGTTGAACAAACCCGGCAAGATGGGACTCAGTGGCGATCAAGTCCAAGCGTCTTACGATGCCGGCAATCAGAAAGAGATCAGTGACTATTGCCGCTGCGATGTGTTGGACACGTACTTCGTGTTTCTGCGGTGCATGGTGCTGACGGGCAAACTGGAATTGGAACGAGAGATCGAACTGGTTCAGCAAACGCGTGATTGGATCGAAAAGGAAAGCGAAACCTGCCAAGCCTGCGCCGATTACATGACGCAAATCGGGGATTGGAACAACCCTTGGCTCGCCGAATCGGAAGAGGCCGACGCCGAGCAAATTGAAAGCGAAGAAGACGTCTCCGCCGACACGGGTTCGAAAAGCACTGCATCATCGGGCGGCGAGCAAGACGCGGCTGAACCGGACGAATCCAAAGCGTGA